The DNA segment gGTAGATACAGAAGAGAGAAAAAAGTAGCTGTGGAGATTAAAATCCTTGGCAAGAATCAATACCTAAAGCAGTATTTATTCATATTTACCAAAAGAAACTTGGTACACCTCCTATTAGTGGATTGAGAAACCAAGAAGGATAACATGGAAATAAAGATAGATTGCTTGGGCTTGTAAATTGAAGGCCTTGGTTGATGTAGCACTGTGACTATCTACCTTCTTTTCTCTTCAATAAGTCCTATGACTATCAAATCTTCACCTTTGTAAACCTTAGGTGCCATTTACATATCTTTTTTGGAGGAAATTTTAAGATAAGCATTTCTGAGAAAACTTTGtgcaaaacaaagaaaagcatgcTTGGATAACCGCAATTCTTTATTATAAGTTTTAGAAGTGCCTTGTAAGATATAACAAAAATTTCTCCACAGACTTCCTACTTTTTAACCAAAATAATTCTGAAGATATTTCGGAAAAAACTAAACCAAAGAACGGTTCACGTTACTTGTTCATCAAAATTATCGTACTGAATATGCTTCTTCTATAAAGACTGAATAtgcttttaaacagttaaatacatTAACAAGAAAGGCCAACCTAAGCTGAACTTGCAAGGGAAATGGAAAACTTAGCATATGACCACAAAATGTATTATATTGATTACCTCAAACCTCAGGTGGAACTTGTCTATCAATGGAGATAAATACTGTGCCAATTCCCTGGGGATGTAACCTAGCTCTTTATTGTGATCAGTATCTTTAGTTAGAACCTGACAGAAACATACAGGCAATGTTTTTTAAACTTACTTCAGATTACAAACTTACCAATTAAAGGTAACCATAGTGAGGCAAAACCTTGATTGCATTCTGGTCCTTGACATTATCGGGATCTCTTGAAAGCATTATCATTGCTCCAACAGTTAACTCTCCGCCATTACCAAACCTACGGCCAACAATGAATGTATCAAGCAAAATCTCAGAGTTATCATCATCTTCCGAAGATTCCACACATTTCGGCATCCTTTTTTCAGAAAGTGATAAAGGTGAGTCTGCGATGTTGTCAATTCTATCATCACTTATTTGGTGTTGAGGAGAACCCTCTAGCCTAAAAATTTGCATTGGCTTTGCATCGGACAGAAGTTTGCATTCATCATCCAGTTTGATGAGACCATCTAAGTTTTCCATTTGATTAACCCTATTACAAACACTACTCTCGGATTCATCTTGGATATTATTTTCGGGACCATCTGAGCTGTTCATTTCAGAAGCCAGGTCACGTATATTTTTTGAGAAGGTAACAGAAGCAAGGTCACAGATATTACCATCACCAGTACTTGGACCAATGTCAGTCCTTGTAACGTCCGACTCGATGGATGAGACTGTAACTCTAGGTCTTGTGCAAAAGTTCAACTGGAAAAGGGTGCACTGGCTCAATTTGCGTTTACTTCCTCTAGTAAGGCATTTATCTAAAAAATCACATTCCACTGTAAGTTTTACATAGCTCAagtcaaaaaaataaaaggagagaTCATATTAGAAAGGAAGAAATGAAATTGTTACTAAAGCTGCCACAAAAATAGGTGCTTTGTAGACTTGGCAAAAGGAAAGGCATAAGCAAGAGGACTACATTTCATGGTTCTCTTTCTGCAGTTGTATTTTACCTTGCAAACCTGGGTCTTATGACTACTGGATACTAAAGAATTAGTTGTCTAGTGGCTATGTCAAATTGTTAAATTCACATGATGCCTAAGTACAGGAAAAGATAAAGGTATCCCTGTTAATCTATATGTTCTTTTCTTGAGATATTTTGCTTTTCGTGATGCCAACCCACAAAGGGTGTCAGAAATTgcaaaatgaatttttaaaattttgaaagcaAGAAAATTTTCACTGGCTTATGTTCCACATGAAATTAGTAGCAATTTCTTTCACCGTCCTAATTCAACTCATAAACATTCAGCAAATAAGTTCATAATATCATCCATAATTGACAAATAGTAATCCAAGAAATTTAAAACTTCAAATAGGCAAATCCAAGATTTAAACTTTACGGGTTCGAGTTCGAAATTCCCTTTTATTAATGAAGTAATGGAATTTCATTCACcagcatcaagaagatgcataaCAAAAGTTCGAGTTCGAAATTCTACTACAGGCCATTTGATTTACTGGGTTCAAAATctattgttcttacttatttAGTATATTTACGACACACATAAGGTCTGAACCAAATACACTAGATCCACACCTGACCTCCTCCAGCAACTTAAACATTTTTCAATACAAAGCACGATTCTAATACACATGAAATATAAAGAATTCAATTTACTCTACTATCAAGCTACATATGGACGAAAGTATCCTAAAATGCTCAACAAATAATCTAAATATTAGCATCCAAATCAGAAGGAATTCTACATAATCTTAAAGTAAAATGCACCTAAATGAGAGTTAATCACACGATCTTCGCCTCGTATCTTCTTCCCACAAACAGGACAATCAACCCATTCTTCTTCATCAACATTTCCATTTCCAATGCTTGGGTCATCCTTATATTCCTTACAGCCAATCTGAAAATCCTCGAACTAAATTATTTTTCGATTTAAGTAAACTGTAAAACAATTAAAGGAATTAAATTAATAGTAAATTATACTTGATGCTGAGGAGGAGATGAGGTGAGAAGAGAGTGACGGCGACTGAGAAATCGCCGTCGGCGACCAACCAATCGGATTAAACTTTCCCGCCCTTTCAGCATCGTAGGGGAAAACCCTAATAATCAGTATCAAAGCTTTCGCTATTTGAGGGGGAAACTGATACGTACCTCGTATAAAAAATATACGAGGTAtgtgtttttaaaattttaattgcaCGTTTAGAGTAGTCCCTCAAGTATCACCTGAACAGTTTTGGTCATTTAACTTTACTAAATGTGATCACTTTTGGTCTTTGTCAGCTATTTATCATACTCGAATTGTTAAATTTAGCTGAAAATCTGAAAACTGAAAATAGTAAAAGGAAATCTCATTTAAAAGTGCCTTTTTTGCAGTTTTCGctttttttatctatttttgaAATCTAATGCACCTTGGTATATTTTTTTGTGCTTGGACTGTGCTAAAACCTTTGATTTGGTGATTGCCAACTTGTGTTTTCCGAAAAGGGAGGAGCACTTGGTTACATTCTGGAGTTCGTTGGCCAAGACTCAAATTGATTATCTACTCCTCCGGAAGTGCGGTAGGAGTCTGTGCATGGATTGCAAGGTTATACCAAGCGAGAATTTCACGACTCAACATAGATCATTGGTGATGAACTTAGAGATCATGAGGAAGAGGACCGTGTATGGTCAACCCAGGATTAGGTGGGGTGCTTTTACTAGTGACAAAGCGCAAGAGTTggttgggggggagggggagggaggAGTTGTTGACTATGGGAGCATGGAGGAGCAGTGGGGACGCGAGCTGCATGTGGACCGCGACGTATTAAAGTAGCTACGAGAGAagtgttaggggtctcgaaggGTTTCTCTAGCGGCCACAAAGGTGACTGGGGGGGGGGGAGTGAGGAGGTACAAGAAAAAGTGAAAACCAAGCAAGCGGCGTACTTGACGCTTATAGAGAGCATGGATGAAGAGGCGAAGAGGATGAACATGGAGGGGTATAGGAGGGCTAAGAATGAGGTTAAGTTAGCGGTTACTGCGGCTAAGACTGCGATATTTGGGCGTTCCTGGGGCCAAAAGCGGGACAAGAAGATGTACAGGCTAGCCAAGGTAAGAGAGAGGAAGGCCCGTGATCTGGAACAATTTAAGTGTATCAAAGATGAGAAAGGTAGAGTTTTGATGGAAGAGGCTCATATTAGACGAAGATGGCATACATATTTCCATAAACTCCTAAACGAAGAGGGTGATAGGGACATTGTGCTGGGCGACTTGGAGCACTCCGAGATGCGCCGGGATTTCAGGTACTGTAAGCGCATAAGAATAGAGGAGGTCgaggggctatgcgtaagatgcaTAGGGGTAGAGCTACTGGGCCAGATGAAATACctgtgaaattttggaagaatgCGGGTAGGGAAggtttggagtggctcactaggctGTTCAACGTCATTTTTAGGACGTAAAAGATGCTTGATGAATGaaggtggagtacgatgatttCTCTGTATAAAAACAAGGGAGATATCCAAAGTTGCAACAATTATAGGGGAATAAGCTGTGAATGCATACTATGAAAGCTTGAAAGATAGTGGTTGAAGCAAGGGTGAGGACCAGTGTCTATTTCTGAGAACCAATTCGGTTTCATGTCGGGGTGTTCGACTATGGAAGCCATTCACATTGTGAGCATATTGGTGGAGCGGTATAGGGAGATGAATAaggatttgcacatggtgttcattgacctagagaaagcatacGACAAAGTCCCGATAGAGGTGCTCTGGCAATGCTTTGAGGTTAAAGGGGTCCCAATAgcctatattagggtgattaaggacatgtatgatgaagCTAATACTGGGGTTAGGGCAACGAGAAGAGACTCGGAACACTTTcgattatgatggggttgcatcagggatcaGCTCTTAGTCCATTCCTATTTTCCTTGGCGATGGACGCATTGACGAGACACATTAAAGGTGAGGTGCCATAGTGTATGTTATTTAATAATGAAATATTTTTGATTGACGAGATGCGAGATGGTGTTAACGAAAGACTGGAGGTCTAGAGGCAGACTCTAGAGTctaaggtttcaagttgagcaggatcAAGATGGAATACTTAGAGTGTAAGTTCAGCAACGATATCCAGGAAGGGGATATGAAGGTGAGGCTTCATATGCAAGTCATCcacaagagaggtagtttcaagtatcttggatcTATAATATGAGGTAacagggagattgatgaagatgacACGCATCGTATCGGAgcaggatggatgaaatggaggctcgcttccggtATTTTGTGTGATATGAATGTGCCGTTagagacttaaaggtaagttctacaaggttATAGTTAGACCGACTATATTGTATGAAGCAGAGTGTTGACCGATCAAGAACTCTCATACCTAGAAGCTAAAAGTAGCTGAGACgaagatgttgaggtggatgtgtgggcacaccCGGTTGGATAAGATTATGAATGAAGTTATTCGAAAAAATGTGGGAGTGACCCATGTGGATGATAAGATACGAGAgtcgaggttgagatggttcggacatgttaagaggagaagtatAGAAGCCCCAGTTAGAAGGTGCGAGCGGTTAGCCTTGGTGGGTAGCaggaggggtagaggtaggcctaagaagtcttgGAGAGAGGttattaggcaagacatggcgcataTGGAGCTGACTAAGGACATAACCCTAGACAGGAGGGTGTGAAGgtcaaagattagggtagaaggttcgtAGGTAATCGAGCGTTTCTCTTTGTCTTACTCAGTTCGCtagcattagtgttagtatgataCTTTTATCCATAAATTGCTATTACTACTTAGAGTTTGACTGCATTCTTGGATTAAATCTTATTTCATCTCGTTGTTATTGTTACTTGTTGCGATCACATCTCACTGTTATTCATACTTGTTGTAATTACCTTTTCTTTTCAGTCGTTctctagccgagggtctatcgaaaatagcCTCTTTACctttccagggtaggggtaaggctgcgtacatcttaccctccccttacccacttgtgggaaactattggatttattgttattgttgttggtggTGTGTAATTTTCCGTGCAatgatttttggaattttgatggAACTTTTGTGGCAAAATCTTATTGCTAGTACATTTTCGGTTAAATTTAACGATCAATCTGTGATAAATATCTAATGGATATCAAGTTGCTCATTTTTTAAAAGCTTAAAAAACCAAAACCCCTCACTGCGAATCAAATTGTATATCTTATAAACTAGATAATAGTGCTAGTAGATATTGAATGTTTTCGATAAAAAAGTAATTGGGATGGATAAAACACAGAATAAAAATTTGAAGTTTGTTCATCAATTATCTTTGAGAATCCCCgaaattattttcttcttttatgaAAATGTCGATGGACCCACTATTGGTGTTGATCCCGTTCAATACACACGCAAGATTAGACTAGCAATCGACGTTGCACCAAATtagtttttaagaaattattttaACTTGTCTCACATTCACGCGTACTGCGTGCCTTAAAACCACATTGTCACGAATACAATTGAAGTTGACACATGTTGTATTCGTTGTGTGTTTGAATAGAAGTGATATTAAGGCTTTGGGCAGTGAGGCCAttgccttaggcccccaaattttgaaggcccccaaatttattttaaattcttattattattgttactattatatattatataatttatataaataattagaataaaaaaagtgttacagtatattttttgttacttgattgaggttattttatacaataaatttataaattatgataattttcttccctcattaattagtatatttgacaagagtgggttgctctagtggtgagcactctccacttccaaccaagaggttgtgagttcgtgtcaccccaagagcaaggtggggagttctcggagggagggagccgagggtctatcggaaacagcctctctactccatggtaggggtaaggtctgcgtacaaattatcctccccagatcccactagtgggattatactgggattAAGGGCCTCCGAATATGATTTCGCTTTATGCCCCGAGATCTGTTGAGCCGCTCCTGCTTGTGCGTTTAAGTTATGATATTCGCCAAAATTCGGTTAAACATGCATTACTTACGTGGGAATTATCTTTTTCTAATCTCTCAAATCAAAAATTGATTATCTTATGCAGAATTTTATCATGAGATTAATTCTCCTAGTCCTTTTAACAAAACAGCCCCTTAGTCATAAAGTTTAGAAAAAAAATGTTCTTAAGTTGTGATGCTGCACTAATCTGCTTTTGAGCGTTTATCAATAATTTTTTCAACGTTCTAAAATATATTTGGATAAATATCAGTAACCTAAAATCTAATTGGACCAGGTGATGTGATATATGAGAACATATGAATAACATGAGCAAAATCCAACTACATAATTAACTCACAATATTATAATTCATGTATTATCAGGTCTATAGAATTTGATGATAAGAAACCAAATAGGTCTTTAGAATATTATGATGAAGTAACATAAATTTTCCATATTTCATGCTGGATAGATGTTGATGCATCTGTAAGGAAACAAACAATTGAATTAAGAGGATACAGAGAGGGGAGTTGATTGCAACAATGAGAAAAAACAAGGTGATGCCGATGACATAAACACGGGGGTAAATAAGTTAAAACATCCAAAATTTTCTACTGGAGCTACAGCAAAGTTACTTTCAACCCAATATAATTGTTCCATTCTGATACAATTACCAAAATTTTCTCTACTAAAAGGTACTACACGAGGAGAACTGCATTGATACAACCGTCATTTTCAGGATTATTAGTCACTTGAGCATATTTACCTGGCATTCAAccatccaataaatgaatcatcagAATTTAAAGGACAAAAGAATCTGGGAAGTGTAACATCTTAGTAAAGCATCGCTTACCCCATACAACTTTCCCAGCAGGAGTGACAAGACCAAGTTCACTGACATTAACCTGGATTTTATAGCAAGACATTTAGCGATGCAAGCTAAACTAGATAAAAATGGGTGCAGTGTTGAAAAGGGAAGATTACCTCAATGATGGTACCCTTGGTTATAACACCTAGTGAAGTATACATTGGACCATTAGGATTCTTCTTCACCCCGATGATCTCAAGGTTGAATGTGCATTTAAGCTCAGGGTGCGTCACGTGGGCTTTAGTGAACCGTAAGCCAGACGGGCGGATGAACCGCTCATACTTTGGAGGTTTCCTGGTAAACCCTGCTCCGACAAAGGTGGCTTTTGTAACCATTCTCTTCCACTGCTTTGCTGCAAAGATGAGCACATATCAAAATGGTCAAAAAGTCACTCTTACTTATCCCAAAGACAACAAATAAAGCAACAAAGGATAAGTGCGAGGAGCTCAAATCAAGAACCTGGACATGGCTAAGAACCTGTAAATACAGGCTAACCAACAGAAAACGAAATTAGGATTGTAGAATACTTACTCTTCCTTTTGCCAGATCTTATCACTCTGAACATCTCATCCTCAGCCACAGGCCTAACCTGTAAGGTGAAGTATCTTATTagaaagcaatttaagtaaaggaAAGATCATGGACATTTACCCACAAAAGGAATTAAACTGCTGCTCATATGCAACGGGAGATGGTAACCCTTTGTGCGCCATCTATTTTCAGTGGAAGCACAGTATACTTATCTACGAAAACAAATAAGAATCATTGCTCTAGCTAAACAAATTCTATGTGGGACGAAAAAATTCAAAAGTGCAGTTAAAAGAGAGCAAACTGAAGTATGAAGTATCTCAATTTGTGACCAATCAAACAAAGAGAGACAGAGAGATGTCAATATTTCAGAATTGACGGACCATTCAATTGCATAGGAAcacaaatagaaagaaatatgAACACACCGGACAAGGGTGAAAACCATACAGAGACAGTATAGGACGAGTAAAGTaaaaacaagaataaaattaCTTTACCTTAGGCAGAGGCACCTCCCATTTTCCAGCTTTCTCTTTCCGCTTTTGCTTTATTGTGTTGCTAAGAATCTACACAGAAGGTTCAACATTTAAAACCAGTATAAACAGTCTATGTTCATATTACCACCACTTGAGCAAAAAGACAAGAAGTTCACTGCTGCATCGCACTCAACATACCTTAGCTCTTGTGGTCGTTTCACGGTCCATCAGATATGCAGGAACAGCACCGTCATGCACATCATCGTCAACCTTGCGACGACTCGATGACTCTTCATGCATAGCCAATCTATTCAAAGAAAGAAAAGTGGTTAACTGGATAGAATTTGAGAAACTCTGCTACAAAGTTACCATCCTTTGTTTCATTAATTAACTGGTACATGCTTCAGTACCTGGAAAATCAGCACATCATATGACTCACCCATAAGGACCAAATAAGCACCAAGTATCACATAACTGATTTTAAAACATTAGCCTCTCATTAAATAGCATCATTCACAGAATGAAGCAACAGTAGTCAGAAAATATGGAGATGTTACCTCAGTGTAAGAGGCTGaaactatcttttctttttatcttttaatatGACCTGAATTTTGTACGGAGGCATACTATTCACCAGTTTAATTATTTACCACATAATCCAGAATCTCAGTTATATTGAAAATAACCTTATTAGAAGACAGAAGTCATACAATTATTTAAACGGGCAACTGCTAAATGTAAAAGAAACTAGGTTTGACATGTTAATAACCTTGACGTGGAAACAATTAGTTAGAGGATTCAACTCCCCCCCCCTTCCCCTCTGAGTTCAACACAGACAAGTCTACAATTATTTCAATGGAGAACTGCTAAATATTAGAGAAATTGTGTTTGACATTTGAATAGACTTGCAATGGAAACAATTAATAAATGTTTCAACCACTAGCACCATCTTCTGGCACCTTAACATAGAATAGCAGCCGCAAAATAGCTAGAAGCAAAGGAGACACTAAGGAAAATCAGAGAACTCATAAAACTCATATTACGTTTTTCCGCTACGGGTTAAGCATCACTCTCTAAAATTGAATGCCGGTATCCAGCTTCAAATGTGAGATTCTTGATTCATTGATCCAAATGAACACTAAGTAAGCTGGTGTTCGTAAAGCAGAGCTTGTTCTGTTACCAACTCAAAAGCAAACACTAAACCAAAGATACAGAACCTTTCAGTAGGTATGTTTTCTTTACCTAGACAGCAGTCATAACCTGAATAATAACCAACCGTAGGAGCATTAGTTAACACAAATACTACGAAAAAGGAACTGCTCCGTCAAAAATTGACAATGTTGCCTGTTTGATTTGGGCTATGAAACTAATTCTGATTATTTAAATAGAATATTGTTGAATAGTCAATTTAGCATGTTGGAGAAACGCAGGCATAGTACAATTACGTCTCAGTCCGAAACAAGTTGGGTCGGTTATATCAATCCTTACTGATCATGTTGGAGAAACGCAGGCATAGTACAATTACGTCTCAGTCCGAAACAAGTTGGGTCGGTTATATCAATCCTCACTGATCATGTAATTCAAACTCGTGTAAAATGTGTGCATATTAGTTCAAAAAAAGTGTTGTTCGCTATTCATATTCGAACAATAAATTTTAGTATATCAGACAATCATGTGGATACAACAATAACTAAACCTCAACCCCAAACTAGACCAAGGCCGGCTCTACAAACCTATATTCATTCTGCTCCATTTTCACCATTTCATTCACCTCTCTTTAGGCAACTATGTGGTTTTTAGTTATAAAAATAATGATGCTCGCAATCACAATAAAGAT comes from the Nicotiana tabacum cultivar K326 chromosome 14, ASM71507v2, whole genome shotgun sequence genome and includes:
- the LOC107818302 gene encoding uncharacterized protein LOC107818302, producing the protein MPQGDYIELHRKRFGRRHDHEERKRKREAREVKERSQKAQKTLGIKGKMLAKKRYAEKAQMKKTLAMHEESSSRRKVDDDVHDGAVPAYLMDRETTTRAKILSNTIKQKRKEKAGKWEVPLPKVRPVAEDEMFRVIRSGKRKTKQWKRMVTKATFVGAGFTRKPPKYERFIRPSGLRFTKAHVTHPELKCTFNLEIIGVKKNPNGPMYTSLGVITKGTIIEVNVSELGLVTPAGKVVWGKYAQVTNNPENDGCINAVLLV